The Lewinellaceae bacterium genome has a segment encoding these proteins:
- a CDS encoding aminotransferase class I/II-fold pyridoxal phosphate-dependent enzyme, translating to MHNKKHPATNAIHQQSERTQYREHSVPLYLTSSFVFPSAEIMADTFAGNTEGQIYSRYSNPNTDELISKVCAMEGAEDGFATSTGMSAVFASIAAFLESGDHIVASKAIFGSTHQLLMVIFPKWGITTTYVDPVDVDSWEQHIQPNTKMILLETPSNPGLTLVDLEKAGQLAKKHGLILNVDNCFATSVNQQPMKFGANLVTHSSTKFMDGQGRVLGGIVVGDKALIEKIVYFCRHTGPSMSPFNAWILSKSLETLSLRMERHNENAMQLAKFLEKAEGIESVIYPFLPSHPQYELAKKQMSSGGGLVTFELKGGIERGQKFLNALKMCSLSPNLGDSRTIVTHPASTTHSKLTEEERQAVNITPGLVRVSVGLEHIDDIWEDVRQALEASE from the coding sequence ATGCATAATAAAAAACATCCAGCGACCAACGCCATTCACCAACAGTCAGAGCGCACCCAATACCGTGAACACAGCGTTCCATTGTACCTGACCTCAAGTTTTGTATTTCCATCGGCAGAAATTATGGCAGACACTTTTGCAGGAAATACAGAAGGCCAGATCTACTCCCGGTATAGTAATCCGAATACAGATGAATTGATCAGTAAGGTTTGCGCTATGGAGGGCGCTGAAGACGGTTTTGCGACCTCCACCGGGATGTCGGCGGTTTTTGCGAGTATTGCGGCCTTCCTGGAAAGTGGTGACCATATAGTGGCTTCCAAGGCCATCTTTGGGTCCACCCACCAGTTATTGATGGTCATCTTTCCGAAATGGGGCATTACCACCACTTATGTCGATCCTGTTGATGTGGATAGCTGGGAGCAGCATATTCAGCCCAACACAAAAATGATCCTCCTGGAAACCCCTTCCAACCCCGGGTTGACCCTGGTGGATTTGGAAAAAGCGGGTCAACTGGCCAAAAAACACGGCCTCATTTTAAATGTGGATAATTGTTTTGCCACATCGGTCAACCAACAACCCATGAAATTCGGGGCGAACCTGGTGACCCACTCCAGTACCAAATTTATGGACGGGCAGGGGAGAGTATTGGGAGGAATCGTCGTGGGCGATAAAGCGCTGATCGAAAAGATAGTTTATTTCTGTCGCCATACCGGGCCGTCCATGTCTCCTTTCAATGCCTGGATTCTTTCGAAAAGCCTGGAGACTTTGTCTTTACGGATGGAGCGACACAATGAAAATGCCATGCAACTGGCAAAGTTCCTGGAAAAAGCCGAAGGTATTGAAAGTGTGATTTATCCTTTCCTGCCTTCCCATCCGCAATACGAACTCGCCAAAAAGCAAATGAGCAGCGGTGGCGGGTTGGTGACCTTTGAATTAAAAGGCGGCATTGAACGCGGGCAAAAGTTTCTCAATGCACTGAAGATGTGTTCCCTGTCCCCCAACCTCGGCGACAGTCGTACCATCGTAACGCATCCTGCCTCAACGACTCATTCCAAGCTGACAGAAGAGGAAAGACAGGCGGTGAATATTACCCCCGGGCTGGTAAGAGTTTCTGTCGGGCTGGAACATATTGATGATATTTGGGAGGATGTACGTCAGGCTTTGGAGGCGTCGGAATGA
- a CDS encoding SDR family NAD(P)-dependent oxidoreductase — protein MHYVLITGVSTGIGYTLAKVLIEKGFSVIGSVRKESDGERLEKELGSAFQFVIFDVTDAEAVKKGFEKVQVIVGEEGLYGLVNNAGVAVAGPLQYLSMESFEHQMNVNVTGLIRTTQAFLPLLGGHQKKYKSNPGRIINIGSVSGIIASPLLGAYSASKFAVEALSDSLRRELLLHDIKVILVQPGPIKTPIWSKSSEIDPELLETEYAPFLRQTARRTERTAASALEPEILAELIHKTLTIKNPRARYLITDRKWFFRLLPLVPDRWIDNMFHKSMKKTLAREKAAMV, from the coding sequence ATGCATTACGTCTTAATCACAGGAGTTTCCACCGGGATAGGGTATACTTTGGCCAAAGTTCTGATTGAAAAAGGTTTTTCAGTGATCGGCAGTGTGCGGAAAGAAAGTGACGGGGAACGGCTGGAAAAAGAGTTGGGCAGTGCGTTTCAATTCGTCATTTTTGACGTTACGGATGCTGAAGCAGTGAAAAAAGGATTCGAAAAGGTGCAGGTTATAGTGGGTGAAGAAGGTCTTTATGGTTTGGTGAACAATGCGGGGGTCGCAGTGGCCGGTCCGTTGCAATACCTCAGCATGGAATCTTTTGAACACCAGATGAATGTGAATGTCACCGGGCTGATCCGAACCACACAAGCTTTTCTTCCGCTGTTGGGAGGCCATCAAAAAAAGTACAAAAGTAATCCCGGAAGGATTATAAATATCGGCTCCGTTTCGGGAATTATTGCTTCTCCTTTACTCGGGGCCTATTCGGCTTCAAAATTCGCGGTGGAAGCCCTTTCCGACAGTTTGAGACGCGAGTTATTGCTGCACGACATCAAGGTCATTCTTGTGCAACCGGGGCCGATCAAAACGCCTATTTGGAGCAAAAGTTCAGAAATTGATCCCGAACTATTAGAAACGGAATACGCCCCCTTTCTCAGGCAAACCGCCCGACGGACTGAAAGAACAGCAGCAAGTGCCCTTGAACCGGAAATTTTAGCCGAATTGATTCACAAAACCCTGACTATAAAAAATCCACGGGCCAGGTACCTGATCACCGACCGGAAATGGTTCTTCCGACTGCTGCCCCTTGTTCCTGATCGTTGGATCGATAATATGTTCCACAAAAGCATGAAAAAAACGCTGGCCAGGGAGAAGGCTGCGATGGTTTGA
- a CDS encoding T9SS type A sorting domain-containing protein, whose product MEKTCNTLKRFLVTLIFLLITAMGLLAQTVEQRLLGVSSGIVPVSDFQLEWSVGELSIEVLPTAFGQLTEGFIQPEIFVDQQNSSELEFELFELTQQFTLQASPNPVSNDLYLKWSHSDAGINYLSVFDFTGKLMVKETLPAGVHYWKLDMSQLPDGLYVISYVNPQGKNESSIKVLKAGE is encoded by the coding sequence ATGGAAAAGACCTGTAACACTTTAAAGCGCTTCTTGGTAACCCTGATATTTTTATTGATTACGGCCATGGGGTTGCTTGCTCAAACTGTTGAACAACGGTTGTTAGGGGTAAGCAGCGGCATTGTTCCAGTAAGTGATTTTCAATTGGAATGGTCGGTAGGAGAACTTAGCATAGAAGTTCTTCCAACAGCATTCGGCCAGTTGACAGAAGGTTTTATTCAACCGGAAATATTTGTTGACCAACAAAATTCTTCCGAATTAGAATTTGAACTTTTTGAATTAACTCAACAGTTCACTTTACAAGCCTCACCCAACCCTGTCAGTAATGACCTCTACTTAAAGTGGAGCCATTCGGATGCTGGCATAAATTACCTGAGTGTTTTCGATTTTACCGGCAAACTGATGGTTAAGGAAACCTTACCCGCAGGGGTGCATTACTGGAAGTTAGACATGAGTCAACTGCCGGACGGCTTGTATGTCATCAGTTATGTTAATCCGCAGGGAAAAAATGAAAGTAGTATTAAAGTTTTGAAAGCAGGAGAGTAG
- a CDS encoding DUF1566 domain-containing protein has protein sequence MKKIISIAVFSLMIFSFVFSQIVPQGMNFQAVARDSKGQVLADKDITLKISLLAEGPSGKVIYSEIHDVTTSNLGLFNIIIGEGVAGIGVFEKIAWSHTSVWMDMALEEGDEFLSISTTRLLTVPYAFHAGTAGEVIGNNPTEKAITLYWKTLGNTGNNPQYHFLGNIDSKDLPFRTNNLERMRLLAGGDLQMTGNNIKNLGDPVDQQDAATRNYVDLVGLTLENLIETHTAADGDLDPTNELQKWSNLPGIPAGFADNTDNVDDADNDPTNELQKWSNLPGIPADFSDNTDNVDDADNDPTNELQNWSSLPGIPAGFLDGTDNVDDADNDPTNEIETWSTLSGIPAYLLDGDDVDDGDNDPTNELQKWSNLPGIPAGFADNTDNVDDADNDPTNEIELPTNPQNGTMAYYNGGAWQVVAPGSHGQTLTFCNGVPTWGPCNLAIGDFYAGGIIFYLDASGHHGLVAALSDQDYNGDFTGAWGCEGTYVGAGSYSIGSNNTTAILNGCGEPGIAARRCGDYSVTVDGILYDDWFLPSRQELFLMYQQKDIIGGFSNSSYWSSTEVNSNWAWIYAFDAGYAYYGNKGANYMRCRAIRAF, from the coding sequence ATGAAAAAAATAATATCAATTGCAGTGTTCAGCCTGATGATCTTCTCCTTTGTTTTTTCACAGATTGTACCTCAGGGTATGAACTTTCAGGCGGTTGCCCGGGATTCAAAAGGTCAGGTATTGGCTGATAAAGACATTACCCTAAAGATCAGCCTATTGGCGGAAGGCCCGTCAGGAAAGGTAATTTACAGTGAGATCCACGATGTGACTACCAGTAATCTGGGGCTTTTTAATATCATTATTGGAGAGGGTGTGGCTGGCATAGGTGTATTCGAAAAAATCGCATGGAGCCATACTTCTGTTTGGATGGATATGGCCCTGGAAGAAGGCGATGAATTTTTATCCATATCCACAACGCGTTTACTTACAGTGCCTTACGCATTTCATGCAGGAACGGCGGGAGAGGTGATCGGAAATAATCCGACCGAAAAAGCTATTACCTTATATTGGAAAACGTTGGGAAATACTGGAAACAACCCTCAATATCATTTTCTGGGAAATATAGATTCAAAAGACCTGCCATTCAGAACCAATAATTTGGAGCGCATGCGCTTATTGGCAGGTGGGGATTTGCAGATGACGGGCAATAATATCAAAAATCTTGGAGATCCGGTTGATCAGCAGGATGCTGCAACAAGAAACTATGTTGATTTGGTAGGGTTAACGCTGGAAAATCTTATTGAAACACATACTGCTGCTGACGGTGATCTTGATCCGACGAATGAGCTGCAGAAATGGAGCAATCTTCCTGGTATTCCAGCTGGTTTTGCAGATAACACCGATAATGTCGATGATGCGGATAATGATCCGACGAATGAGCTGCAGAAATGGAGCAATCTTCCTGGTATTCCAGCGGACTTTTCCGATAACACAGATAATGTGGATGATGCAGATAACGACCCGACGAATGAGCTGCAAAATTGGAGTAGTCTTCCCGGTATTCCCGCAGGGTTTTTAGATGGCACAGATAATGTGGATGATGCGGACAACGATCCGACGAATGAGATTGAAACCTGGAGTACTTTATCTGGCATTCCTGCCTATCTTTTGGATGGGGATGATGTGGATGATGGGGACAACGATCCGACGAATGAGCTGCAGAAATGGAGCAATCTTCCCGGTATTCCAGCTGGTTTTGCAGATAACACCGATAATGTCGATGATGCGGATAATGATCCGACGAATGAAATTGAACTGCCAACGAATCCACAAAATGGTACGATGGCCTATTATAATGGAGGTGCCTGGCAGGTTGTGGCACCGGGGAGCCACGGTCAGACACTTACATTTTGTAATGGCGTACCGACATGGGGACCGTGTAATTTGGCCATAGGGGATTTCTATGCCGGGGGCATCATATTTTATTTGGATGCAAGTGGGCACCATGGGCTGGTAGCCGCTCTATCAGATCAAGACTATAATGGGGATTTTACGGGCGCCTGGGGTTGCGAAGGTACTTATGTAGGGGCCGGTAGTTATTCAATAGGGAGTAACAATACTACAGCTATCCTTAATGGATGTGGTGAACCAGGAATAGCGGCAAGGCGTTGTGGTGATTATTCGGTGACGGTAGATGGAATACTTTATGACGATTGGTTTTTGCCTTCACGGCAAGAGCTTTTCCTAATGTATCAGCAAAAAGATATTATTGGCGGTTTTAGTAACTCAAGCTATTGGTCCTCTACGGAAGTTAACAGCAATTGGGCGTGGATATATGCCTTCGACGCTGGTTATGCTTACTATGGTAATAAAGGAGCTAACTACATGCGCTGTCGAGCAATCCGGGCTTTTTAA
- the metX gene encoding homoserine O-acetyltransferase: protein MKKLHISEPFVLESGEVLSPLEISYHTFGTLNAKGDNVVWVCHALTGNSNPLEWWPGVIGEGKVIDPAKDFIVCANTLGSCYGTTGPASIDPETGKPYGEHFPFITIRDMVLAQQKLQKYLGISEIYLGIGGSMGGQQLLEWAVTDPSLFKNICLLASNARHSAWGIAFNETQRMAITADLSTKEGKMEAGRRGLEAARAIAMLSYRTYDAYEGSQTELSEDITDNFKASSYQRYQGEKFWKRFDVYAYLILSKAMDSHNIGRGRGGIEQALKRVTAKTLVIGIRTDVLFPVSEQQLIARHIPDTRLEIIDSPYGHDGFLIEAEEVSKRIQQFREGRFTGKEDHPKPSTGKSTESLKNWALPGTEDF from the coding sequence TTGAAAAAATTACACATCAGCGAGCCTTTTGTGCTCGAATCCGGTGAGGTGCTTTCGCCTCTCGAAATCTCTTATCATACTTTTGGCACTTTGAATGCAAAAGGCGACAATGTCGTATGGGTTTGTCATGCCCTTACGGGAAATTCCAATCCATTGGAATGGTGGCCCGGCGTCATTGGGGAAGGAAAGGTTATTGACCCGGCCAAAGATTTCATCGTTTGTGCCAATACCCTGGGATCCTGTTACGGCACTACCGGGCCTGCTTCCATTGACCCGGAAACGGGAAAACCCTACGGAGAGCATTTTCCTTTCATTACCATACGAGATATGGTCCTGGCCCAGCAAAAACTCCAGAAGTACCTGGGAATTAGCGAAATCTACCTGGGCATTGGAGGGTCTATGGGCGGACAGCAATTGTTGGAATGGGCTGTCACCGATCCGTCACTTTTTAAAAATATTTGCCTGTTGGCGAGCAATGCCCGGCATTCGGCCTGGGGCATCGCTTTTAATGAAACCCAACGCATGGCGATCACGGCAGATCTGTCCACGAAGGAAGGTAAAATGGAAGCCGGAAGGAGAGGGCTGGAAGCGGCGCGGGCCATTGCCATGCTTTCTTACCGTACTTACGATGCTTATGAAGGTTCCCAGACGGAACTTTCGGAAGACATTACAGACAACTTTAAAGCGAGTTCATACCAGCGTTACCAGGGAGAGAAATTCTGGAAGCGTTTTGACGTTTATGCCTATTTGATTTTGAGCAAGGCCATGGACAGTCACAACATTGGACGAGGCAGGGGCGGTATTGAACAGGCCCTCAAAAGAGTGACCGCCAAAACGCTCGTTATCGGCATTCGTACAGATGTGTTGTTCCCGGTTTCGGAACAGCAGTTAATTGCCCGGCATATTCCGGATACCCGATTGGAGATCATTGACAGTCCCTACGGGCACGATGGTTTCCTGATCGAAGCAGAGGAAGTTTCCAAACGAATACAGCAATTCAGGGAAGGCAGGTTCACCGGGAAGGAGGATCACCCGAAGCCTTCTACCGGAAAATCCACAGAATCCTTAAAAAACTGGGCCTTGCCGGGAACGGAAGACTTTTAA
- a CDS encoding S9 family peptidase, translated as MKNLILWLTFFLGTSLNLQAQKLITLEEIWQDYTFTENRVPGFNFQKDGRHYTRTEDNKVQQYDLLNGQNTATIFDPTTVSASGFNGKINDYTFSEEESKILIKSESEAIYRRSTRAMFFVYDIIKKSMDPVFSDGKIMYATFNPQADKVAFVFDNNLYLKDLTNERVTQITTDGAKNKIINGATDWVYEEEFHFSRGFEWSPDGNRIAFYRFDESEVPEFTYTNYHDDTYPEYITFKYPKAGEKNAEVTIHIFDLKSGVTIPVATSLNEDHYIPRIKWTQDPEKLCVTRLNRHQNELDLLLAEAKTGKTSLLLKEKNKYYINIHDNLTFLKNNTQFIWTSEMDGWNHIYLYNMNGKMERQLTSGQWEVTEFYGIDEKKGLVYYQAAEDSPMERQVYSMSINGKRKQTMAGDPGWNSAQFSSTFDYFVLTSSSANTPPVYLVFDDQARQVRVLEDNVDLLTKQQNYVINDVEFFDFKTSEGVDLNGWMIKPAFFDENRQYPVFMYLYGGPGSQQVTDSWKGQNYWWFQMLAEKGYLVVCVDNRGTGGRGETFKKMTYLQLGKYETIDQIEAARYIGSLPYADADNIGIFGWSYGGYMSSLCLLKGNDVFKAAIAVAPVTNWKWYDSVYTERFMRTPKENPSGYHDNSPIYFADQLKGKYLIVHGMGDDNVHFQNTVEMANALIAANKQFDTYFYPNRNHSIYGGTSRLHLYQKMTDFILENLKSKATRPDRNTGPVRVVPREEMKKKTKASPPQNEGSSNPKMSPRPKVKDKSN; from the coding sequence ATGAAGAACTTGATTTTATGGCTTACTTTTTTTTTAGGCACTTCCCTTAATCTCCAGGCGCAGAAACTCATCACCCTGGAAGAAATATGGCAGGATTACACCTTTACCGAAAACAGAGTGCCCGGTTTCAATTTTCAAAAAGATGGCAGACATTATACCCGCACGGAAGACAATAAAGTCCAGCAATACGACCTGCTAAATGGGCAAAATACGGCCACTATCTTCGACCCGACAACCGTTAGCGCGTCTGGTTTTAATGGTAAAATAAATGATTATACCTTTAGTGAGGAGGAATCCAAAATTTTGATCAAATCTGAATCAGAGGCCATCTACAGACGTTCCACCCGGGCCATGTTTTTTGTTTACGACATCATAAAGAAATCTATGGACCCCGTTTTTTCCGACGGGAAGATCATGTATGCCACTTTTAATCCACAGGCAGACAAGGTGGCTTTTGTTTTTGACAACAACCTTTATCTAAAGGACCTCACCAACGAAAGGGTTACCCAAATTACAACAGACGGAGCAAAAAACAAGATCATCAACGGCGCAACCGACTGGGTCTATGAAGAAGAATTTCACTTCAGCCGCGGGTTTGAATGGTCCCCTGATGGCAACCGCATTGCCTTTTATCGCTTTGACGAAAGTGAAGTGCCGGAATTTACCTACACCAATTACCACGACGATACTTACCCGGAATACATCACTTTCAAATATCCTAAAGCCGGAGAAAAAAATGCCGAGGTAACCATACACATCTTTGATTTAAAATCGGGCGTGACCATTCCGGTAGCCACTTCATTGAATGAAGACCACTATATTCCAAGAATCAAATGGACCCAGGATCCTGAAAAACTTTGCGTAACCAGACTCAACCGCCACCAGAATGAACTGGACCTGTTATTGGCTGAAGCCAAAACAGGAAAAACTTCTCTCCTGCTCAAAGAGAAAAACAAATACTACATAAACATTCATGACAACCTCACCTTTCTGAAAAACAACACCCAATTTATCTGGACCAGTGAAATGGATGGATGGAACCATATTTACCTCTACAATATGAATGGTAAGATGGAAAGACAGCTCACCAGCGGCCAATGGGAAGTGACCGAGTTTTACGGCATAGATGAAAAAAAAGGACTGGTGTACTACCAGGCTGCAGAAGACTCCCCGATGGAGCGCCAGGTCTATTCCATGAGCATAAATGGCAAACGAAAGCAAACCATGGCGGGCGACCCCGGATGGAACAGTGCCCAGTTCAGCAGTACGTTTGATTATTTTGTCCTGACTTCTTCTTCCGCCAATACGCCTCCTGTGTATCTTGTTTTTGATGACCAGGCAAGACAGGTTCGTGTGCTCGAAGACAATGTCGATCTTTTAACCAAACAGCAAAATTATGTCATCAACGACGTGGAGTTTTTTGATTTCAAGACCAGCGAAGGGGTGGACCTCAACGGATGGATGATCAAACCGGCTTTTTTTGATGAAAATCGTCAGTACCCTGTATTTATGTATCTCTATGGAGGTCCCGGCAGCCAGCAGGTGACCGACAGCTGGAAAGGGCAAAATTACTGGTGGTTCCAGATGCTGGCCGAAAAAGGATACCTCGTCGTTTGTGTCGATAACCGTGGAACGGGCGGCCGGGGAGAAACATTCAAAAAAATGACTTACCTACAACTGGGTAAATACGAAACCATCGACCAGATCGAAGCGGCCAGATACATCGGCAGTCTGCCTTATGCCGATGCCGACAACATCGGCATTTTCGGATGGAGTTATGGGGGTTATATGTCATCGCTTTGCCTCCTCAAAGGCAATGATGTCTTTAAAGCGGCCATCGCCGTGGCGCCGGTCACCAACTGGAAATGGTACGACTCCGTTTACACGGAACGTTTCATGCGCACCCCTAAGGAGAATCCCAGCGGCTACCACGACAACTCGCCGATTTACTTTGCCGACCAGCTGAAAGGCAAATACCTCATCGTTCACGGCATGGGCGACGATAACGTGCATTTTCAAAACACCGTGGAAATGGCGAATGCGCTGATCGCAGCCAACAAACAATTCGACACCTATTTCTATCCGAACAGAAACCACTCGATTTACGGAGGCACTTCCCGATTGCACCTGTACCAGAAAATGACGGATTTTATTCTGGAAAATCTTAAATCTAAAGCAACCAGACCCGATAGAAACACCGGGCCGGTGCGGGTAGTGCCTCGGGAAGAAATGAAGAAAAAGACAAAGGCTTCTCCGCCACAAAACGAAGGGTCTTCCAATCCAAAGATGAGTCCGAGACCGAAGGTGAAGGATAAATCGAATTAA
- a CDS encoding HAD family phosphatase, with amino-acid sequence MIETVIFDLGGVLIDWNPRYVYREIFENEEQMEHFLTEICGDSWNKAQDAGRPIAEGNQLLIDQYPEYKTEILTFYERWVEMLGGPIHETVDILRTLHSNGKARLVALTNWSAETFPIAQSMYDFLGLFEGILVSGEENLVKPDPKIYELLLDRYDINRSKAVFIDDNKDNIIAANNLGLEGWHFTSPQQLRGQLKKRGLL; translated from the coding sequence ATGATCGAAACGGTTATTTTTGACTTAGGCGGAGTACTCATCGACTGGAACCCGCGGTATGTATATCGGGAAATATTTGAGAATGAAGAACAAATGGAACATTTCCTGACTGAAATATGCGGGGATTCCTGGAACAAAGCCCAGGATGCCGGGCGCCCCATCGCGGAGGGCAACCAACTGCTCATTGATCAATACCCGGAATACAAAACAGAAATCCTTACCTTTTATGAGCGCTGGGTGGAAATGCTGGGTGGCCCCATCCATGAGACCGTCGATATATTGCGAACGCTCCACTCCAATGGGAAAGCCAGATTGGTCGCCCTGACCAACTGGTCCGCAGAAACTTTCCCCATTGCCCAAAGCATGTATGATTTCCTGGGGCTTTTTGAAGGTATCCTGGTCAGCGGAGAAGAAAATCTGGTCAAACCCGATCCAAAAATCTACGAATTGCTCCTGGACCGTTATGACATCAATCGCTCCAAAGCAGTTTTTATCGACGACAATAAGGATAATATTATCGCCGCCAATAATCTTGGGCTGGAAGGCTGGCATTTCACCTCACCACAGCAGTTACGAGGTCAGCTTAAAAAACGAGGTTTATTGTGA
- a CDS encoding beta-lactamase family protein, with the protein MQKIFLTITFFALWGLLFSCKEDEIVPTKSCSIDFVDTSSVHPKATLFQSVIDEYTQKGLPGISLLVRDASGLWVGASGMADIEKGIPMEPCHVSKVASVTKLFIGVLVMQEVEKGVLGLDDPIAQWLTDEDIKDVENADQVTLRQLLNHTSGIFDVITDNNFYLAVLNDPGKFWTPKELLKFVRNRPAVFPPGTDVEYSNTNLLYASMVLEAATGQSHAKLLRDNILTPLGMNNSYYHWHESLPDFVAQGYFDLYNDGTILNLSNLNTGSGNGYGGLYSTVHDMKTFIEALLVKKSLMSQASLDIMTTITTGSFSEDELYGVTIRKDFLNGAPDAYGLGHRGRDLGYTADLFYFPNQDITMAYLINYGTDAKSSLREVFYDFREAIYEAMIEE; encoded by the coding sequence ATGCAAAAGATATTTTTAACCATAACATTTTTCGCCCTTTGGGGCCTTCTGTTCAGTTGTAAGGAAGATGAAATTGTTCCTACAAAAAGTTGTAGCATTGATTTTGTGGATACCAGTTCCGTTCACCCCAAAGCGACTTTATTCCAATCCGTAATAGACGAATACACCCAAAAAGGTTTACCGGGCATATCCCTTCTCGTTCGGGATGCTTCCGGGTTATGGGTAGGCGCTTCCGGAATGGCTGACATAGAAAAAGGCATTCCGATGGAACCTTGTCATGTTTCCAAAGTGGCCAGTGTTACGAAACTTTTTATCGGAGTATTGGTGATGCAGGAAGTTGAAAAAGGAGTGCTCGGCCTGGATGATCCCATTGCACAATGGTTGACTGACGAAGATATTAAAGACGTCGAAAATGCAGACCAGGTGACCCTTCGCCAGTTGCTCAACCATACCAGCGGCATCTTTGATGTCATCACCGATAACAATTTCTATCTCGCCGTTTTGAACGATCCGGGTAAATTCTGGACGCCCAAAGAGCTGTTGAAATTCGTTCGCAACAGGCCCGCCGTTTTCCCACCGGGAACAGACGTTGAGTATTCCAATACCAACCTGTTGTATGCATCCATGGTGCTCGAAGCCGCCACAGGACAATCTCATGCTAAATTGTTGCGCGACAATATTCTAACCCCACTTGGGATGAATAACAGCTATTACCACTGGCACGAGTCCCTGCCGGATTTTGTGGCCCAGGGTTATTTTGACCTGTATAACGACGGAACCATCCTGAATCTCTCTAACCTGAATACAGGAAGTGGTAACGGTTATGGAGGACTTTATTCCACTGTCCATGATATGAAAACGTTTATCGAGGCCCTGCTGGTCAAAAAGTCTTTGATGTCACAAGCTTCTTTGGATATCATGACGACGATCACCACGGGCAGTTTTAGTGAAGATGAGCTGTACGGGGTGACCATCAGGAAAGATTTTCTCAACGGAGCTCCTGATGCTTACGGATTAGGTCACCGCGGACGGGATCTTGGGTATACGGCTGATTTGTTTTACTTCCCCAATCAGGATATTACCATGGCTTATCTGATCAACTACGGTACGGATGCCAAGAGTAGTCTTCGCGAGGTGTTTTACGATTTTAGGGAGGCCATTTATGAGGCGATGATAGAGGAGTAG